DNA from Flavobacteriales bacterium:
GAACTCCTCGATATCAGTAAGATCGAAAACGAAGACGTGAAGGTCGAAGTTACCTATTCGGATTTTGGCCGTTTTTTTCACGATCTCTTTGAATCGTTCCGTCCGATCGCCGAAGAAAAACCACTCGATTAACAATGGGAGGGTCCGACCGAGCAGATGGATGTTTTCTTCGATCACCGTAAATGGCAAAAAGTGATCTATAACATTGGTGTCGAATGCCATTAAATTCACCGATGGCGGAGGCGGGGTGTTCGTGAGATTCGCCGAGATCGGCGATCATGTCGAACTGCAAGTAAGCGATACTGGTATCGGTATCGTCGAAAGCAAATTACCTTTCGTCTTCGACCGGTTCTACCAAGAAGAAACCCACGTACGCTTGTATCAGGGGACGGGAATAGGTCTCTCACCGGTCAAAGAACTCGTGGAGCTCATGGGCGGTACCATCACCGACGACAGCGTGAAATTCCAGGGGACCACCTTTACTGTAAGGTTTCCCGCCTTTCGGCGCGAAGCGGATCTTCCGGAGCAGTGGTTGGTCATCCCGCCGCAGGCGGCAGAAAGAATTGAGGACCACAAAGCCGAAAGTAAACGGAGAAGTGACGTACACCCCATTGTGGATGCACAGACCAAATCCGAAGATGCACCGCTGATTCTGGTCGTTGAAGACCACAACGAGGTGCGACATTTCGTGAAGGGGCTGCTCGACAAGGACTTTGAGGTCATTACCGCGCGAAACGGCCAGGAGGGATTGCAAATCGCAATAGAACAGGTTCCGGACGTGATCGTAAGCGATGTTAATATGCCCGAGATGGACGGCTTTGAAATGGCTCGACTCTTACGAGAAGAGGATGTAGTAAACCATATTCCGGTGATCTTTTTAACAGCGCGCGATGAGGATGTGGACCGCATGCAAGGATGGGAGGAAGGTGCACAGGCATACCTGACCAAGCCTTTTAACGAAGATGAACTGTTACAGGTGTGTCATAACATGCTGGAGCAGCGCGATCGTATGTACGCATACTTCAAGCGGGTGGTCGAGATCCAGAAAAAGAAGGACGAGAAAAAGTCACTGACTAAGTCCGAGAGTTTTTGCTTCGGATCCAACAGGTGGTCGACAAACATATCGACCGCAGCGATTTCGGCGTAGAAGAACTGAGTCAAGAACTGTACATGAGCCGCACGCAGGTGCACCGAAAGATCAAGGCGCTTACGGGCTTAAGTACCAGCATTTACGTTCGCAACTACAAACTGTCGAAATCCATGACGATGCTGCGCGATTCCGATAAGTCGGTTAGTGAAGTCGCCTATGAGCTTGGGTTTAGCAGTCCGGCTTATTTCAGTAAGTGCTTTAGCGATTGGAGTGGAAAGTCGCCGAGTACCGTGCAAAAAGAACTGGCCGATGAATAGGCTGTTCACGATATTCACTTTATTTCTCTGCCTCAGTGCTTGGTCGCAACCTATTCTGTAAAGCACCGAATTGGACGACTCGGGCCGCGAATACATTATCGATGAATACCTCACCGTTTGGAAGGATACGTCCGGAATAAGAAACGCGCAGTCGGTATGGCTTCGGGAGCGAACCGGCTTTGTTCCCCTAACCAAATTCAATTTCGAATTGCCCTTGGATGGCGTTTACCGGATGTTCCTGAAATACGAGCCAGCGGACAATTTAGAACCCTACGTAACTTTTAACGGCACGTCCGCACACATGTACTATCGGAACGAATCGGGCCGCATCGTTGAATACACCGGTCCGAGTACGGTTCGGCTTCAGCGAAGGAGATCGTCGGGGAGTCATTCCACCGATGTACAGGTATTTCAGTTGAAGGATTTGCCGGCGAAAGCGCAGTTCCTCCTCTTCTCGGTCACCTTTGATAAAACCGTGGCCGAACACGAAGAAATAGGGGGGGGGCGATACAGTGCTTGATCCTATGAAATGATCGATCTGATCGCAGGGCAACAGAACGCCTTTTATACCTTCTTCGGAATTCTGGTCACCTTTTTACTGTACAATCTGTTTTTCCTAGTGCTCACGCGATCAAGTTCCAACATGTACTTCCTCATATACGTCTTAGCGGCCAAGGTACTACTTTATCAGCTGTTTAAGACCGATGTGCTCTTTGTTTCGGTAGGTGAAGGGCGCAGTCTCGGTGGCATATCGAACCGGCTGATCACCGTGGTCCTACTCCTGAGCTTCGGGGCGTTCACGACCACCTACATGAACCTCAAAGAGCGCATGCCCAAGATCCGGCAGATCATTCTCGGGCTCATGGCGATGTTCGTCCTGAACTTTTTCCTGTGGCTATTCAACCACGGCTTCGAAGAATCCATCCGCAACTTCAATGCGATCATGGCTTTGGTCATGTTCCTTTGCGCGGTCGTTGCCGCCGTTCGCATCTACCTGAGCGGGGTAAAGCACCTGCGATTCGTCATGCTGAGCTTTTCCGTTCTCTTCGTGTTCCTGTTCCTTTTCGGACTCGATTACTTCGATGTGGTGAACTCCAATTTCAATTTCTTCTTTACGGGCATCACCTCACAGATTTTTTTATTCGGCTTGAGTTTCGCCGATCGGTTCAATTTAGAGCGGGCCAAGTGCCTCGAAGTGCTCAGCAAGCAAAAGGTCGTATTAGAGCAGCGCGTAGCCGAGCGCACTCGCGAGATCGTGGAAGAACAGCAAAAGGCGGAGGCTTTGTTGCTCAATATCTTGCCGGCGCAAACGGCCGAAGAACTCAAAGCCGAAGGGCGTGCACGCGCTCATTCGCACCAGAATTGCACGGTCTTGTTCGGAGATTTCGTCGGATTCACCACGATCGCCGAGCAGATGGAACCACAGGAACTGGTCGATTTGATCCATGAATGCTTCAGGGGCTTCGACGAGATCATCGATCGCTATCCCATCGAAAAGATCAAGACCATTGGCGACGCGTACATGTGCGTTTCGGGCTTGCACGAAAACGGCGACCACGCCGAGGTGTTGGTGATGGCGGCACTCGAAATGCGCGATTTTATGGTGCGCCTACGGCGCGATAGGGAAGCTCGCGATGAGTTCTACTTCGACGTGCGGCTTGGTTTGTCTAGCGGGCCTGTCATAGCAGGGGTCGTGGGCACTAAGAAGTTTCAGTACGACATCTGGGGCGATACGGTAAATACCGCAGCTCGAATGGAGCAAAACTCTGAAAAAGACCGCGTAAACATCTCACAAAGTACCTACGAGCTTGTAAATGACGTATCGTCCTTGTATTTTGAACCCCGAGGATCGCTGAAGGTCAAGAACAAGGGCGAAATGTTCATGTACTATGTTGATCGAACGCCATCACAAGAAAATGAAACATTGGTGTAAATGAAGCCCGTTCAGACCTGCGATCTTTAGTGCTTGTATCTATGGCCGATTTTGAAGGAGCAAAAAAGCATATCCTCCGGCATCTCGAGGAAAACTTGCCAGAGCATTTGAGCTATCACAGCGTTGACCATACGTTGGACGTGTATGCTGTGGCTATGGATCTATCGGAGCACTATGGGCTCGATCCTGCCGATAGGCAGATACTCGCAACCGCCGCTTTGCTTCACGATGTGGGGTTCGTACTGACCTATGAAGGACACGAGAAAAAGAGTGTGGCTTACGCGCGCGAGGTGCTTCCCAAATTCAACTACAGCTCCGAGCAGATCGATCGAATCGCAGATCTGATCTTGTCGACTCAGGTGCCGCAAAGCCCGAAGTCCCAATTGGCGCGAATACTTTGTGATGCCGATCCGGATTACTTGGGCCGAAAAGATTTCTTTGTCACGGGGTCGCGACTCTTTCACGAGTTCAAGACCTTGGGGTTCGTAGGCAATGAGCAGGACTGGAACAAACTACAACAGCGTTTCCTCGAATCACACGATTACCATACCGATTATTCCAAAGAACGTCGGGAGCCTGTAAAGCAAATGCATTTAGAACAGGTTCGCGAGATTGTTGCAGCCTATGACGACTAATTCTATCTTTGGGTCAAGATCAATCAGAACAACATGAGCAAAACTACTCTGGTCGTACAGCACGCTTTCTCCTCCGTCGCAGATACGGCCCTGAACCACGCACTTTATATCGCCAAGCCGATGAACGGTAAGGTTGTATTGCTTCACATTCTAAAGAGCGACGCCGAGCGCGAAAGTGCCGAAGCGAAATTGAACGAAATTGCCGATCGCTCGCAAAGAGAAAGCGGTGTCGACGTTGAATTCTTGACCCATGTGGGTAGTATTTTCGACGATATCGGAAACATCTCACGCGACCTCGAGTCGAGCCTCATCATTATGGGAACGTACGGAATGAAAGGCTGGCAGTTCCTTACGGGAAGCAATGCCCTTCGCGTAATCAAAGACAGCAGCACTCCATTCATCGTAGTGCAAGTGCGTAAGATCGATAAAGGCGGATACGATGTGATCGTGCTTCCGATCGACCTCTCGAAAGAAGAAAAACAAAAGCTTCGTGGGGCGGTTGAGATCGCCAAGTTCTTCAACAGTATGGTGCACATCGTGTCTCCGATCCACAACGATGAGTTCGTGCGCAATCAGCAACAACGCAATATGACCTACGCCGAAGAACACCTTCACGAGAAAGGTGTAAAGTTCGAAAGCCATATTCTTGAGGATGCCGGAAGCTTCGACGAAGAAGTGGTCGATTTTGCTGTGAAGGTCAATGCCGGCTTGATCTCGATCATCAACCACGAAGACGCCGTAGGAGCACTTTTCGGAAGTTCGTTCGAACAGCAACTCATTACCAATAAATCGCAGATTCCGGCTATGGTGATCAACCCCAAGGCCATTACTACCTTGGGCGGCGTTATCGGTACCTGAGCGCAACAAAAAACCGTACCTTTGCTGTGAATTCGTTCACGGCTTTTTTGTTTTAAAACCTATTGTCCATGAAATTCGGCGTCGTCATTTTTCCCGGTTCAAATTGCGATCAAGATATGATCTATGTACTTCGCAGCTTCGGCCACGAAGTAGTTGAGCTTTGGCACAAGGATCACGACCTCCAAGGGTTCGATTTTATTATGCTTCCGGGTGGATTCAGCTACGGAGATTATTTGCGCTCCGGCGCTATTGCCCGCTTCTCGCCCATCATGAACGAAGTGATCGAATTCGCTAATAACGGCGGATACGTCATGGGCGTTTGTAACGGATTCCAGGTGTTGTGCGAGGCCGGTCTTTTACCGGGCACTTTGATGCACAATCCGAATCACAAATTCATCTGTAAGAACGTCTACATTAAACCTCAAAGCGGAACGGCTTTGCCATCGGCCGAGCTCAAGAGCTCCGAGGTTTTGGAGATTCCCATTGCCCACGGCGAAGGAAACTACTACACCGATGCAGCGACATTGAAGGAGGTCAACGATAATGATCAAGTCATGTTCCGCTATTGCGATGCCTCGGGCAATATCTCGGCGGAGAGCAACCCTAACGGCTCTGCCGAGAATATCGCGGGTGTTTGCAACGCCAACAAGAACGTATTCGGTATGATGCCGCACCCTGAGCGCGCCGCCGACGAAAACCTCGGCAATACCGACGGCCGCAAAATCTTCGAATCGATCCTCAGCGGTATCCTGGAAGAAGCCTAACGGAGTTCATAGGTCTTAGTGTTGAGGGTTTAGTTGGATCAGAACCTCAGCAGTCAAATGCTTTGCGTGCATAGTCTAAAGGCTCGCTCTGCGCTTTGGACTCAACTAAGAACTCAAAACTAAGAACTACTCGTAGTAGTGCATCTCCCGAATTTCCTGCCAGGCGGAGGAGGGCACCATAGCCGAAACATCCTTGCCTTCCGAAATGGCCTGGCGAATAAAACTGCTCGATAGATCCATTTGCGGAGCATCGACTACCATAACGGATTCGTGATCGGTGTAGGGGCCGGAACCGCCATCGGACCGCGGATATACGTAAACGGAGTAGTTGGTGACCAAGTATTCGGCATTCTTCCACTTATGCAAATTGCTCAGGTTATCGCTTCCCATGATGAGGCAGAACCGAAG
Protein-coding regions in this window:
- a CDS encoding HD domain-containing protein gives rise to the protein MADFEGAKKHILRHLEENLPEHLSYHSVDHTLDVYAVAMDLSEHYGLDPADRQILATAALLHDVGFVLTYEGHEKKSVAYAREVLPKFNYSSEQIDRIADLILSTQVPQSPKSQLARILCDADPDYLGRKDFFVTGSRLFHEFKTLGFVGNEQDWNKLQQRFLESHDYHTDYSKERREPVKQMHLEQVREIVAAYDD
- the purQ gene encoding phosphoribosylformylglycinamidine synthase subunit PurQ, producing MKFGVVIFPGSNCDQDMIYVLRSFGHEVVELWHKDHDLQGFDFIMLPGGFSYGDYLRSGAIARFSPIMNEVIEFANNGGYVMGVCNGFQVLCEAGLLPGTLMHNPNHKFICKNVYIKPQSGTALPSAELKSSEVLEIPIAHGEGNYYTDAATLKEVNDNDQVMFRYCDASGNISAESNPNGSAENIAGVCNANKNVFGMMPHPERAADENLGNTDGRKIFESILSGILEEA
- a CDS encoding universal stress protein → MSKTTLVVQHAFSSVADTALNHALYIAKPMNGKVVLLHILKSDAERESAEAKLNEIADRSQRESGVDVEFLTHVGSIFDDIGNISRDLESSLIIMGTYGMKGWQFLTGSNALRVIKDSSTPFIVVQVRKIDKGGYDVIVLPIDLSKEEKQKLRGAVEIAKFFNSMVHIVSPIHNDEFVRNQQQRNMTYAEEHLHEKGVKFESHILEDAGSFDEEVVDFAVKVNAGLISIINHEDAVGALFGSSFEQQLITNKSQIPAMVINPKAITTLGGVIGT
- a CDS encoding response regulator, coding for MSNAIKFTDGGGGVFVRFAEIGDHVELQVSDTGIGIVESKLPFVFDRFYQEETHVRLYQGTGIGLSPVKELVELMGGTITDDSVKFQGTTFTVRFPAFRREADLPEQWLVIPPQAAERIEDHKAESKRRSDVHPIVDAQTKSEDAPLILVVEDHNEVRHFVKGLLDKDFEVITARNGQEGLQIAIEQVPDVIVSDVNMPEMDGFEMARLLREEDVVNHIPVIFLTARDEDVDRMQGWEEGAQAYLTKPFNEDELLQVCHNMLEQRDRMYAYFKRVVEIQKKKDEKKSLTKSESFCFGSNRWSTNISTAAISA
- a CDS encoding helix-turn-helix transcriptional regulator, producing the protein MLRIQQVVDKHIDRSDFGVEELSQELYMSRTQVHRKIKALTGLSTSIYVRNYKLSKSMTMLRDSDKSVSEVAYELGFSSPAYFSKCFSDWSGKSPSTVQKELADE